The Mesorhizobium sp. AR02 genomic interval CGAGAGCGACCTGCAATGCATGGGAATTGACTTCACCGACTACTCCTTCCTGAAGGACGCGGAGAAGCGCTACCCGGTGAAGATGCATCTCTGGAAACGCACACAGGGCTCGCGGCTGGCGCTGCTGCCCAATCTGAATTGTGCCGACCAGGTGTGGCGTGACCTCTTCCGTGACGTGCGCGTGCGCCGCGCACTTTCGCTCGCTGTGGACAGGCGCGAGATCAACATGGCCGTGTTCTACGGATTGGCGCAGGAAAGTGCCGATACAGTCCTGCCGGAGAGCCCGCTCTACCGGCCGGAATTCGCGAAAGCCTGGGTCGCCCATGATCCCGACCAGGCCAATGCGCTGCTCGACGAGGTCGGGCTTCAGAGGCGTGACGATGACGGCTTGCGGATACTTCCCGACGGACGCCCGGCGCAGGTCATCGTGGAAACGGCCGGCGAAAGTACCCTGGAAACCGACGCGCTCGAACTCATCACCGATCACTGGCGCAAGATCGGCATTGCCCTGTTCATCCGGACTTCGCAGCGAGACATCTTCCGCAGCCGCGCGCTTGGCGGCGAGATCATGATGTCGATGTGGTCGGGCATCGACAACGGCGTGCCGACCGCCGACATGAACCCGTACCAGTTGGCCCCCACCATCGACGACCAACTGCAATGGCCGCTCTGGGGTGCTCACTACTTGTCTCATGGCACGGTCGGTGAAGCGCCCGATCTTCCGCCCGTGGTCGAGCTGATGGCTTTGCTCAAGCGCTGGAACGCATCAACCGAAGCCGCGGAGCGCGCCGAAATCTGGAATTCAATGCTATCGGTCTACACCGATCAGGTGTTTTCGATCGGCACGGTGAACGCAACATATCAGCCGGTTCTGGCGTCCTCTCGGCTGCGCAACCTGCCTGACAAGGCGCTCTACGGCTACGACCCGACTGCCTATTTCGGTGTCTATATGCCGGATACATTCTGGCTTGGAGAGACCTGAGCGTGCTTCGATATATTGTCTGGCGCATCGCCGTGATGGTTCCAACGCTGCTGATCATATCGGCGCTGGTGTTCACGATCATCGAACTTCCGCCAGGCGACTATTTCGACAGCTATGTTGCCGAGCTTCGGGCTCAGGGCGAAGCGGTGGATTCCGATCGCATCCAGATGATGCGCAAGGAATATGGTTTCGACCAGCCGCCGGTCATTCGCTACTTCTACTGGGTCGGCGGGATGCTGCACGGCGATTTCGGCTATTCCTTCGAATATGAGCTGCCGGTTCGCGACGTCGTCGGGGACCGAATGTGGCTGACCGTGCTGGTTTCCTTCGTCACGATCATCGTCACCTGGCTCATCGCCTTTCCGATCGGCATGTACTCCGCCACGCACCAATACAGCTGGGGCGACTACGGCCTGACGTTCTTGGGCCTTCTCGGCCTTGCCATTCCGAACTTCATGCTGGCCCTGATCCTGATGTATTTCGCCAACATCTGGTTCGGCACGTCCATCGGCCATCTTATGGACCAGCAATATCTCGGCGAGCCTATGAGCTGGGACAAGGCGAAGTCGATCCTCGCCCATCTCTGGATTCCGGTCTTGATCATCGGCACCGGGGGCACGGCAAGCATGATCCGGCGGCTGCGCGCCAATCTGCTCGACGAGCTACACAAACAATATGTCGTGACCGCGCGCGCCAAAGGCCTTCATCCCTTCAAGGCGCTGGTCAAATATCCGCTGCGCATGGCGCTCAATTTCTTTATTTCCGACATCGGCTCTATCCTGCCGGCCATCATCTCCGGCGCCGAAATCACCGCGATCGTGCTGTCTTTGGAAACGACCGGGCCGATGCTGATCAGGGCACTGCAAAGCCAGGACATGTATCTGGCAGGGTCGTTCCTGATGTTCCTCGCCTTCCTGACGGTCATCGGTGTGCTGATTTCCGACCTGGCGCTGGCGCTGCTTGATCCACGAATTCGTTTGCAGGGCGGCAGCACCAAATGAACACGCAATCGCCGCTGCCCGCTCCGGGTGCTCCACTGCAACACTACATTTCCGTCGCGCCCTTTGACCTGCAGTCGGTCGAGGCGATGACGCCGGAGCAATCGAAGGTCTATCAGGCGTCGCAGTTGCGGCTGATGTGGTGGAAATTCCGAAAGCACCGGCTTGCCGTCGTATCCGGCATATTCCTGGCAGCGCTTTATTTCGGGATACTGATCTGCGAGTTCCTGGCGCCCTACAATCTGCACACGCGCAACATGGACTACATCTATTCGCCGCCGCAGCGGGTGCACCTGTTCCACAACGGCCAGCTCGTCGGGCCGTTCGTCTATGGCCGCCACATGACGCTGGATATGGACACGCTCAAGCGAAACTACATCGAGAAACAGGATGATGTTCAGCGGATTCGTTTCTTCTGCAAGGGCGACGGTTACCGGTTCTGGGGACTGATCGAAGGTGACAGGCATCTTGTCTGCCCTGCCGAAAACGGCCAGCTCTTTCTGGCCGGCACCGACAGGCTAGGGCGCGATGTGCTCTCGCGCATCATCTATGGCGCACGCATCTCACTGACAATCGGCCTCGTCGGCATCAGTTTCAGCTTTGTGCTCGGCATCGTCATCGGCGGACTGGCGGGCTATCACGGCGGTATCTTCGACCTGATCGTTCAACGGATAATCGAAGTTCTGCAATCGATCCCCAGCATTCCGCTGTGGCTGGCTCTGGCGGCGATCATGCCGATAACCTGGAGCCCGATCCTGATCTATTTCGGCATCACCGTCATTCTCGGGCTAATCCACTGGACCGGACTGGCGCGGGCCGTGCGTTCAAAGCTTCTAGCCTTGCGCGAGGAGGATTACGTTCTGGCCGCGCAATTGATGGGTGCCAGCAGCAGCCGCATCATCGGGCGTCACCTCATTCCTGGCTTCATGTCGCATCTGATCGCGACGGCGACGATCTCCATACCCGGCATGATCCTGGGCGAGACGGCGCTGAGCTTCCTCGGACTCGGCCTGAGGGCACCGACAACCAGCTGGGGCATCCTGCTCACCGAGGCACGCAGCGTCAGCGTGATCGCCTTCTATCCATGGCTGCTTTTGCCGATGCTCCCCGTCATTTTCGTCATCATGGCGTTCAACTTCTTCGGCGACGGGTTGCGGGACGCCGCGGACCCCTATAAGTGAGATCGCCATTCCTCCACGCCGGGGCGCCGGACCCACCCGGTATGATCCTAGTCGGCAGCCTTGTTCGACTGTCGCAGTGTTCATGGTTCGCCTCTATATGGGGCGAGACGCGATCGGGGTTAAACACGTCGCCCTCGGGTTTCACCCGTGAACCGTTCTGGTCGTGGGGCATTGCCGATCTCTTGAGCTGGTTCGGGACACACAAACGCATATGACTCGCCTCGATAATTTCATCAGCAGGATGACCTCACAGCGCGACATTCTCAATCAAATCTGCCCCGAGGTGGCGAAGATGGAGGGGCCTGTCCTCGAGCTCGGCCTCGGCAATGGCCGGACGTTCCACCATCTGCGCGAGCGCCTGCCTGGACGCCGGATCGTGGTGTTCGACCGCGAAGTTGGCGCACACGCCAGCTCAATTCCCGAAGCTGAAAACATCGTGCTCGGCGACATACGCGAGACGGCAATCAGGTTCATCGGCATCGACGCCGCTCTTGTCCATGCCGACATCGGCACCGGCTATGAAGATCGCGATGCAGTGATCTCCACCTGGCTTCCGGATCTGATTGCGCGCCTGCTTCGCATCGGCGGCTTCGCGGTCAGCGGCACGCCGCTCGATCACCCGCTGTTGCAACGCCTCCCGCCGCCGCCTTCGGTGCCCCTCGGTCGTTATTTTATCAGCAGGCGCGTGTGAGGGTGGAGACGGGTCTTCAGGGACCCAGTCTTCAAGGGATCGTATATACTGCTATCTCCCGCTCAATGCCGCGCAGCGAGACCTCGTGGGGCACGGGCGTCAGCGCGTTCCTGCGCAACAGAGCGGCGGTGAGATTGTCTTCGACCACCGCACGGGTGGCGAAGATCGCCTGTGCGTTGGCAAGGTTCTGGACCCGCGAAGCAATGTTGACCGTCTGGCCGAAATAGTCCTGTCGCTCGTTCATGGAAACGGCGATGCAGGGGCCGGCATGGACTCCGATCTTGAGCAGCAGATCCTCGCGCCCGCCCTTGTCGTTGAGTGCACGCATGGCATCGCGCATCCTGAGCGCCGCAGCAATCGCACGATCAGGCGTCGCGAAGGTCGCCATCACCGCATCACCGATCGTCTTCACCACCGCGCCTGCCTCCGCCGCGACGATCTCGTGCAGAACCTGGAAATGCGCGCGCACAAGATCGAAGGCTGAAAGGTCGCCCACCCGCTCGTAAAGCGCGGTCGATCCGCGCAGGTCGGTGAACAGGAAAGTCAGGCTGGTGATCTTCAGGCGCTGGTTGATATCGAGCGTATCCGTGCGATAGAGATCGCGGAACGTCTGGTTGGTGAGCAAGCGCTTGGCGGTGAGGAAGGGCCGGCGTTTGCCGAGGAAATCATGCAATACCTGGCCGGCGATGAAGACCGTCGGCAGCACGCGGGTGTCGGTCCTGTTTTCCAGCGAAATGCGCAACGGGCCGGGTTGCATCTCCAGCGTCTGGTTCTGGACATGGTCGCGGTCGAAGACCAAAGAGAGGCTTCGGCGCTCCTTTGTTGGATCGCCCTTCACGTCGATGAACTGCGCTGAATGGGTGACCGGCTCGAAGATAATGATGAATTCGGACGGAAGCTGTATGGGCAGAACCGCCTTTTCACCGGGCGCAAGCTCGATATCCTCCAGCGAGAACGCTTCGATCGTTTTCGCGAAATCCTCGTCCGGCAGATCGACGCCGGACGCCCAGTAGATCTGGCGGAAATATTCCACCATCGGCAGTTCGTGTGGATTGTGGGCGGCAATCCTGCGCACGCGGGGACTGACGGTGAATGTCACCTCGACCATCTCGTCGAGGGTCGGCGAATAGCCCTCGGCGCACAGCGCGCAGGTGTATTCGTCCTTCTGCAGGGTTTTCAGCGTGGCGTTGGTGTCGAGTACGCCGCCACAGCCGGGGCACAGAACATTCCAGGAAATGTCGAAGATGCCCACCCGCGCCGCATGGAGAAAGGCGCTTATGGCGCTCTCCTCGTCGAGGCCATGCTTGCTGGCGAAGGCTGGCGCATTGATGCGGCAAAGTTCGCGGTCATTGCCCTCCGCGATGGTTCGCTTGATCGCGTCGATTGCCCGTGGATCGACATCGGTCGATTGCCGCAGAAGCGAGAACAGATCCTGAGCTTCGTTCATCGTGCAGGCTCCGGAAAATGCGCCTCCCGAGGCGAGTTGACCGGACCGCTCCTTGGTCCGAGTGATTCATTTTACGTCGAAACGGATCGTACGGCCATTCGAATAGACAAGCCTGGTGACAGCTCGATTTCCATCCGACCGCAAGCGGCACTATGATGGTCCACGGGTATTCACCTTTTGGGGCCCTTTCCATGCAGACGTCCGACAACCCGCCATTTCCAGCAGCCCTGCGCGTTTTCTCCGCTGGGGTCATCATCGTCCTGATCGTGGGCGCCGGCCTGTTTTTCGCGCCGGCGCTGGTCAAGCCGCGCTGGCCCTGGCCCGTCACGCCATTCAGTGCCCGTTTCCTCGGCGGCTTCTACACCGCCGAAATGGCGGTGATGGCGGCGCTCTTGTTCTGGAATCGCTGGTCGCCCGGCAGGCTGGTGCTCGTCATGGCCTTCATCTTCACCGTCATCGTGTCGGCGGTTTCGTTGATCAATCTCGGCTATTTCAACTTCGAACGAAAAGCGGCCTGGCTCTGGTTCCTGGTCTATCTAGCCTCGGCCGCGGTATCTGGGCTGTTCCTGTGGTGGGCCAGGGCCCGTCCTTCGGCAAAAGGCGTGACCCTAAACCCCGCATGGCGCGGCTATATGTTGGCGGAAACGGCGATCCTTGGGCTCTACGGCGTCGGCATGTTGCTGTTTCCCCAGGTGGTTAGCAGCAACTGGCCATGGCCGGTCGATCCCTTCCACGGCCAGGTCTACAGCGCCATCTTCCTCGCCGGCGCCGGCGGCACATACCTCGTCTGGAGAAGTGCGCCGCGCGAGGAACTGCTGGTGCTCGGCCTGGCGCAATTTCTGGTCGGCCTGCTTGCCATCCTTGGCCTGGTCATCACCGACGCAGCGGTGCACCGGATCGACTGGACGGCGACTAAAACATTGTGCTGGCTCGCCCTTTTCGGCTGGATCGCCGTCAGCGGCATCTTCAAACTCTACGCCGCTTCCCGCCATTTCAGCTCGCAAACGGTATAATAAGGTGCAGAGACGGCTGGATTTTCAGGTGACGTCCGGTGCATCGTGCCGAGCCGATTGCCTTCGCCGGGAACGCCATGACCAGCACGACCTCCGCTGAGAAAATCCAGCCGCAGCTCCGCGCCGTAAGGCCGAGCGATGCGGAGGCGCTTTGCGCCATCTTCAACATGCCGGGCTTCCGCTGGGGTACGCTCAGGATGCCTTTCGAGATGGTGGAGCAGGTGGAGCGGCGCATCGCCAAGTCCGGCCAGGAAACCACCTGGATCGTTGCCGAGTTGGACGGCAAGGTCGTCGGCCATGGCAACCTTGTTGTGCAGGGCTCGCCGCGCCGTTCGCATATCGGCGAGATCAATATCGGCCTTGACGATGCCTTTGTCGGCAAGGGCATCGGCTCTGCCATACTTGGCGCGCTGCTTGACGTGGCCGACAACTGGCGCGCCCTGAAGCGGGTCGAATTGACCGTCTATGCCGACAACGAACCGGCGGTCCGTCTCTACACAAGCCACGGCTTCGAGGTCGAAGGCCGGCATGTTAAGGCCGGTTTTACCGACGGGCAGTACCACGACCTCCTGAGCATGGCCCGGCTGCGGTTCTGAGATCCGCTGTCTCCCTTGGCGTTTGCACCGCAAGCGGCTAGACGGGACCAATGACCGCCGTCTTTGACCCAACCCCTACGCCTCCGGCAGAAATTCTGGCTGTGCTGTCGCGGCTCTGCCCGGAAGTCGTGCGTGACATCGAGCAGAACTGGAATGCACCGGTTTCCGATTACGCCCGCCATCTGTGGCGGCCGGTGGCAAGGCCTGCATCGGGCCCGGCGATCGCTGCCCGCTCGGTCCTGCGCGAAGTCCTGCAGCAGCGCCTCGGTATGATCATGCTGCCTGAGGAGATCGGCAAGGCGCTCGACGAGTTCGAGCACAGACCGGTGATTCAGTCCGGCCTGCACTGCCTGCTTCTTATGGACCGGATCACCTTCGATGCCCTCCTGCTTGCCTGGCTCG includes:
- a CDS encoding class I SAM-dependent methyltransferase, translating into MTRLDNFISRMTSQRDILNQICPEVAKMEGPVLELGLGNGRTFHHLRERLPGRRIVVFDREVGAHASSIPEAENIVLGDIRETAIRFIGIDAALVHADIGTGYEDRDAVISTWLPDLIARLLRIGGFAVSGTPLDHPLLQRLPPPPSVPLGRYFISRRV
- a CDS encoding GNAT family N-acetyltransferase, which encodes MTSTTSAEKIQPQLRAVRPSDAEALCAIFNMPGFRWGTLRMPFEMVEQVERRIAKSGQETTWIVAELDGKVVGHGNLVVQGSPRRSHIGEINIGLDDAFVGKGIGSAILGALLDVADNWRALKRVELTVYADNEPAVRLYTSHGFEVEGRHVKAGFTDGQYHDLLSMARLRF
- a CDS encoding ABC transporter permease, which codes for MNTQSPLPAPGAPLQHYISVAPFDLQSVEAMTPEQSKVYQASQLRLMWWKFRKHRLAVVSGIFLAALYFGILICEFLAPYNLHTRNMDYIYSPPQRVHLFHNGQLVGPFVYGRHMTLDMDTLKRNYIEKQDDVQRIRFFCKGDGYRFWGLIEGDRHLVCPAENGQLFLAGTDRLGRDVLSRIIYGARISLTIGLVGISFSFVLGIVIGGLAGYHGGIFDLIVQRIIEVLQSIPSIPLWLALAAIMPITWSPILIYFGITVILGLIHWTGLARAVRSKLLALREEDYVLAAQLMGASSSRIIGRHLIPGFMSHLIATATISIPGMILGETALSFLGLGLRAPTTSWGILLTEARSVSVIAFYPWLLLPMLPVIFVIMAFNFFGDGLRDAADPYK
- a CDS encoding ABC transporter substrate-binding protein; amino-acid sequence: MASAFLPGTVRAGDLEPEFLQPRLKARALPALAERLPKSPRALNLAAMGRQPGQYGGTLRTIIGSQKDIRMMTIYGYARLVGYDEKLKMQPDILESFDVANDRVFTFKIREGHKWSDGSLLTPEDFRYCWEDVWLNDELSEGGLAPALLADGKPPRFEIVDPLTVRYSWDAPNPDFLPKLAAASPLPLVLPAAYLKQFHKKYQDPFRLAGLMKEYRAKKWTLLHIRMSRQYRPENPDLPTLDPWQNRTKPPAEQFVFERNPFFHRIDENGRQLPYVDRIVMSVSSSAIISAKTGAGESDLQCMGIDFTDYSFLKDAEKRYPVKMHLWKRTQGSRLALLPNLNCADQVWRDLFRDVRVRRALSLAVDRREINMAVFYGLAQESADTVLPESPLYRPEFAKAWVAHDPDQANALLDEVGLQRRDDDGLRILPDGRPAQVIVETAGESTLETDALELITDHWRKIGIALFIRTSQRDIFRSRALGGEIMMSMWSGIDNGVPTADMNPYQLAPTIDDQLQWPLWGAHYLSHGTVGEAPDLPPVVELMALLKRWNASTEAAERAEIWNSMLSVYTDQVFSIGTVNATYQPVLASSRLRNLPDKALYGYDPTAYFGVYMPDTFWLGET
- a CDS encoding ABC transporter permease, whose product is MLRYIVWRIAVMVPTLLIISALVFTIIELPPGDYFDSYVAELRAQGEAVDSDRIQMMRKEYGFDQPPVIRYFYWVGGMLHGDFGYSFEYELPVRDVVGDRMWLTVLVSFVTIIVTWLIAFPIGMYSATHQYSWGDYGLTFLGLLGLAIPNFMLALILMYFANIWFGTSIGHLMDQQYLGEPMSWDKAKSILAHLWIPVLIIGTGGTASMIRRLRANLLDELHKQYVVTARAKGLHPFKALVKYPLRMALNFFISDIGSILPAIISGAEITAIVLSLETTGPMLIRALQSQDMYLAGSFLMFLAFLTVIGVLISDLALALLDPRIRLQGGSTK
- a CDS encoding adenylate/guanylate cyclase domain-containing protein; this encodes MNEAQDLFSLLRQSTDVDPRAIDAIKRTIAEGNDRELCRINAPAFASKHGLDEESAISAFLHAARVGIFDISWNVLCPGCGGVLDTNATLKTLQKDEYTCALCAEGYSPTLDEMVEVTFTVSPRVRRIAAHNPHELPMVEYFRQIYWASGVDLPDEDFAKTIEAFSLEDIELAPGEKAVLPIQLPSEFIIIFEPVTHSAQFIDVKGDPTKERRSLSLVFDRDHVQNQTLEMQPGPLRISLENRTDTRVLPTVFIAGQVLHDFLGKRRPFLTAKRLLTNQTFRDLYRTDTLDINQRLKITSLTFLFTDLRGSTALYERVGDLSAFDLVRAHFQVLHEIVAAEAGAVVKTIGDAVMATFATPDRAIAAALRMRDAMRALNDKGGREDLLLKIGVHAGPCIAVSMNERQDYFGQTVNIASRVQNLANAQAIFATRAVVEDNLTAALLRRNALTPVPHEVSLRGIEREIAVYTIP